From Candoia aspera isolate rCanAsp1 chromosome 4, rCanAsp1.hap2, whole genome shotgun sequence, a single genomic window includes:
- the MEPCE gene encoding 7SK snRNA methylphosphate capping enzyme, with translation MIEMATDKETFLVPAPPPPLLKPPARGGAAPAEDATPEGRGDETLAPQGGPHLSPAAEEDAAARQPHPPPGGQRREGAPGPLPEEEPAAAEQLQRPRNGFQAPPRAPGGGGKRRNSCHVGGGGGGGSSFKHPAFKRRRRVNSECDPVLPSEFLLGGNIFDPLNLNSLLDEEVNQALNAETPKSSPLPAKGRDPVEILIPKDITDPLSLNNAQEDPPVLASPIKAGRKRHRHRGGQRALGSSDGGGKPSATTASCRSCQKACNGATPQPYELNTAINCRDEVVSPLLLEGGEPPPAQQASRSLTPSCPSTASSASAGSRHHHHRKRRRTCSKSEGAVGRQQGARHPSGEPPGRSSPEQGQSVPRGRHPQASSAQPPQPRRQLQHKFQYGNYCKYYGYRNPSCEDARLRVMKPEWFRGREVLDVGCNVGHLTLSVAKKWGPARMVGVDIDGALIHSARQNIRHYLSEEEVLQPQDSHGNGEGGAPARKTFPASLTASRGPIAAPRVPQEGADATVFPNNVIFVKGNYVLDRDELLEAQKPEYDVILCLSVTKWVQLNWGDEGLKRLFKRLYRHLRPGGILLLEPQAWSSYKKRKNLTETICRHYHRIKLKPDQFPSYLTSSEVGFSSYELVAMPRNTSKGFQRPIYLFHKAHHGVR, from the exons ATGATCGAGATGGCCACGGACAAGGAGACGTTCCTCGTCCCGGCGCCGCCGCCCCCGCTGCTCAAGCCCCCAGCCAGGGGCGGGGCCGCCCCGGCGGAGGACGCGACACCCGAGGGCCGCGGGGACGAGACGCTCGCGCCGCAGGGGGGGCCGCATCTGTCGCCGGCGGCGGAGGAGGACGCGGCGGCCCGGCAGCCGCACCCTCCGCCGGGCGGACAGCGCCGGGAAGGCGCGCCCGGCCCGTTGCCCGAGGAGGAGCCGGCCGCGGCGGAGCAGCTCCAGCGGCCCCGCAATGGCTTCCAGGCGCCCCCGCGGGCCCCTGGCGGCGGGGGCAAGCGGCGCAACAGCTGCCACgtcgggggcggcggcggcggcggcagcagcttCAAGCACCCCGCCTTCAAGCGGCGCCGCCGGGTCAACTCGGAGTGCGACCCGGTGCTCCCCTCGGAGTTCCTGCTGGGGGGCAACATCTTCGACCCGCTCAACCTCAACAGCCTCCTGGACGAGGAGGTCAACCAGGCGCTCAACGCCGAGACCCCCAAGTCGTCACCGCTGCCTGCCAAGGGCCGGGACCCCGTGGAGATCCTCATCCCCAAGGACATCACCGATCCCCTGAGCCTCAACAACGCCCAGGAGGACCCGCCGGTGCTGGCCTCCCCCATCAAAGCCGGGCGCAAGCGGCACCGCCACCGGGGCGGCCAGCGTGCCCTGGGGAGCTCAGACGGGGGTGGCAAGCCCTCCGCCACCACAGCCTCCTGCCGGTCGTGCCAGAAGGCCTGCAATGGGGCCACCCCGCAGCCCTACGAACTCAACACTGCCATCAACTGCAGGGACGAGGTGGTCTCCCCACTGCTGCTGGAGGGCGGAGAGCCGCCGCCAGCCCAGCAGGCCTCGAGGAGCCTCACCCCGTCTTGCCCATCCACAGCCTCTTCAGCAAGTGCCGGgagccgccaccaccaccaccgcaaGAGGCGCAGGACTTGTAGCAAGTCGGAAGGGGCCGTGGGCCGGCAGCAGGGAGCCAGGCACCCCTCCGGCGAGCCGCCCGGCCGAAGCAGCCCCGAGCAGGGGCAGAGCGTGCCCCGGGGCCGCCACCCCCAGGCCTCGTCCGCACAGCCGCCGCAGCCTCGCCGGCAGCTGCAACACAAATTCCAGTACGGCAATTACTGCAAGTACTACGGCTACCGCAACCCAAGCTGTGAGGATGCCCGGCTGCGGGTGATGAAGCCGGAGTGGTTCCGAGGCCGAGAGGTGCTGGACGTTGGCTGCAATGTGGGCCATCTGACCTTGAGTGTGGCCAAGAAGTGGGGCCCTGCCAGAATGGTGGGGGTGGACATTGACGGGGCCCTTATCCATTCGGCCCGCCAGAACATCCGGCACTACCTTTCTGAGGAAGAGGTGCTTCAGCCCCAGGACAGTCACGGCAATGGGGAGGGGGGCGCCCCAGCCAGGAAGACCTTCCCTGCCTCTCTCACGGCCAGCCGGGGCCCAATTGCTGCGCCGAGGGTGCCTCAAGAAGGGGCGGATGCGACGGTCTTCCCTAACAACGTGATCTTTGTCAAG GGCAACTACGTCCTGGACCGGGACGAGCTGCTGGAGGCCCAGAAGCCAGAGTACGACGTGATCCTCTGCCTCAGCGTCACCAAATGGGTGCAGCTCAACTGGGGCGATGAGGGGCTGAAGCGCCTCTTCAAGCGCCTCTACCGCCACCTCCGGCCAGGCGGGATCCTCCTCCTGGAGCCCCAGGCCTGGTCCTCCTACAAGAAGAGGAAGAATCTGACG GAAACGATATGCAGGCATTACCACCGGATTAAGCTGAAACCTGACCAGTTTCCTTCGTACCTGACCTCCTCTGAAGTGGGTTTCTCCAGCTACGAGTTGGTGGCCATGCCCAGAAACACATCGAAAG GGTTCCAGCGCCCCATCTATCTCTTCCACAAGGCCCACCACGGAGTGCGCTGA